TTTCGGCGGTGCAGAAGAGTCTGCAAGGCCGAACACGCCGGAAGTGCCCGGACCAGGGCTTGAGACACGCTTTCGCCGCATGCCGCGCCCCCGCCATCTGCCGAAACCCTCAGCACTTGGCGTTTGCGCGGATTTCGGTACTATGCCCGCACTAGATGGCCACGTATTCGTAAACCTGCACGAACCTGTTACCACTAGCTGGGACCATCCGGATGATCCGCATCCTCAGCGTTCTGTCTGTCCTAGCGATCAGCTTCTCGTCCTGCTTTGCCTTCGAGCTGGGCGAAACCATCCTCGTCACAGGCAAAGGGGAATTAAAGGTCGATGGCCATGCAACGGGCCGTGTCTATGCCGGGATGGCCCTAAAGATTGCCGCCATCAAGGGCGATGAAGTCTGGCTGAACAACGGCGGTGTTGGCGGCTGGTTCCCGACCAAATCCATCGTGACGGCCGAAAAGGGCTTTGCCTATTGTCTCGAAGATGATCGACAAAAGCCCTCGAAGAGTGTTGTGGTATTCGGCACGGGCGACGCTTTGGATGCAAATCAAGCACTACGATGAGGCAATTGCTGATCTCGACTCGGCCGTGGCCATCAATCCAAATGACCCGGCGCACTATGGGAACCGGGCAATCGCCTGGTTCTGGAAGGGCAAGTATGACCAAGCCATCGCCGACTGCGACGAGATGCTCCGACTCGACCCCAAGGCAGTCGGCGCCTTGAACGTGCGTGCCAGGGCCTACATGGCAAAGGGCGATCACGCAGGCGCATTAATCGATCTGACCGAAGCGGTGCGGCTGCAACCGAAAGATTCGACGGCATACCTCAATCGTGCCGGAGTGCTTAGCGCTCTTGGCAAACACGCTGAGGCAATCACGGATCTCGATCAGGCGATTCAACTAAATCCAAGACTTCCCATGGCCTTCAACAACCGCGCGATGGAATTTATCTACAGCCGGCAGCTTGATCGCGCGCTGGTTGACGCCAATGAAGCTATTCGACTTGATCCTAAGGACCCACACTTCTACCAGACACGCGGCCACGTCCACTACGGCAAAAAGGAATACCGCGAAGCACTTGCTGACTACAAGGAGGCTG
The window above is part of the Pirellulales bacterium genome. Proteins encoded here:
- a CDS encoding tetratricopeptide repeat protein, coding for MQIKHYDEAIADLDSAVAINPNDPAHYGNRAIAWFWKGKYDQAIADCDEMLRLDPKAVGALNVRARAYMAKGDHAGALIDLTEAVRLQPKDSTAYLNRAGVLSALGKHAEAITDLDQAIQLNPRLPMAFNNRAMEFIYSRQLDRALVDANEAIRLDPKDPHFYQTRGHVHYGKKEYREALADYKEAVQRDEHFADGYRSLAWALATCSDPAVRNGKLAVQYGKVACALVDSNEPWAVDALAAAFAEAGDFNAAIAQEEKALTLAGDNIGFHHRLALYKEHTPFRD